The Variovorax sp. PMC12 genome segment AAGAAGAAATTCGCGCACACGACCTCATCGCCTATGACCTGCACGACGCGGGCTGGGCCGACGTGAGCTTCCGCGCCGCTTCCGAGCGACTGGGCTTCGCGGTGTCCTACCTGCACGATTCGCTCGGCGACCTTGCGCGCATGGGCCTGACCCTGCAAAAGGGTGCCGAGCACGCCGAGGCCGTGTTCATGGACGAGCCGGGCGAGGTGATCCTGCTGGTCTCGGGTGCTTGGGACGTGTTGCAGTACGAGCTGCGCCAGTACCGTGACTGGGCCAGCTGGGGAATGGTCGGTGTGCATGACCATGAAGTGGTGGCGCGCGGAGAGATTTCGCGTACCGAGCTGGTCCGGAACATCCATGCGATCCTGCAGCGCATCCACGATGAAGTGGGGCCGAAGCGCTACCGCGAGATGTGGGTGGAGCACGACTTCCCGCTGCAGGACTACGAACGACTGTCGATCGCGCTGTACAAGCGCGCGATGACCTGAACAGAGGAGTGAAACGATGATGAAAGAAGAAAAAATGAACTACAACCTGCACGAAGTCGAGAACGGCGTGCCCGTGAAGATGTGGACCCGCGGCGTGCCCGTGGAGCCCGAGGCGCAGAAGCAGCTGGAGAACGCAGCGCGCCTGCCCATCGTGTTCAAGCACATTGCGGCCATGCCCGACGTGCACTACGGCATCGGCGCCACCGTGGGTTCGGTGATCCCGACCTTCAAGGCCATCATTCCCACCGCGGTGGGCGTGGACATCGGCTGCGGAATGATGGCGTGCAAGACCACGCTGCATGCCAACGACCTGCCCGACAACCTGGGGCCGCTGCGCTCGGCGATCGAGAAGGCCGTGCCGCACGGCTCGAACCCCAAGCGCATGGGCCGCGACAAGGGCTCGTGGGAGACGCCGCCGAACGAAACCGACGTGGCATGGGGTGCGCTGAAGGACGAGTTCGACGCGATCTGCGAAGACTACCCGCGCCTGAAGAACACCAACAACCACAAGCACCTGGGAACGCTGGGTACGGGCAACCACTTCATCGAGGTGTGCCTGGACGAGGCGGGCTCCGTGTGGTTCATGCTGCATTCGGGTTCGCGCGGCGTGGGTAACGCCATCGGCACGCACTTCATCGAGCTCGCCAAGAAAGACGCCGAGCTGCACCAGCGCAACCTGCCCGATCAGGACCTGGCGTACTTCGAGGAAGGCGCCCAGTACTTCGGCGACTATGTGCGCGCCGTGGGCTGGGCCCAGAAGTTCGCGCGCGCGAACCGCGAAGTGATGATGCAGCGCGTGGTAGCGGCCGTTCGCAAGGTCATCACCAAGCCTTTCGAGGCGCATGTGGAAGCGGTGAACTGCCACCACAACTACGTGAGCCGCGAAACGCACTTCGGTGAAGACGTGCTCGTCACCCGCAAGGGCGCGGTGAGCGCGAAGGCCGGCGAGTTGGGGATCATCCCCGGCAGCATGGGCGCCAAGAGCTTCATCGTGCGCGGAAAAGGCAACCCCGAGAGCTTCATGAGCTGCAGCCACGGTGCCGGTCGAAAGATGAGCCGTACCAAGGCGAAGAAGCTCTACACCGTGGCCGACCAAGTCGCCGCGACCGAAGGCGTGGAATGCCGAAAAGACGCCGACGTGATCGACGAGATCCCGATGGCCTACAAGGACATCGACGCGGTGATGGAGGCGCAGCAGGACCTGGTGGAGGTGGTCTACACGCTCAAGCAGGTTGTTTGCGTGAAGGGGTGAGAGGGTGAGGTCCAAGTACGGCCTCACGATGGCGCTGTAGAGGGAGAGCTATCGATAGGCTGCGCCTTCGCAGCGCTGTATTGCGAAGGGCTGAAAAATGAAGAGCAACAAGCAACGCCGCGCCGAGATCAAGGCGCACCGCCGCGAGCGTGCTGCCGCTCTGGCAGCACGCTCGCGCCTGCCGGATGTCCGGCTGCCGAAAGCCGACTTCGCCGATGCACTCGGTTGCGAGCCGGCGGATCGAGCTGTTCTGCAGCAACACAACAACACCTACGGCGTGCTGCCTGACTTCTATGTCGCGCGTTCATTCATCTGCCGCGATTGCGGTGCCGACGAGGTATGGACGGCCAAGCAGCAGAAATGGTGGTACGAGACGATTCAGGGTCACATCGACAGCCGTGCCGTGCGATGCCTCGCATGCAGGCGCGCACGGCGCGAACGTTTGCGAGCCGTTGCGCCTGGCGCCGACCTTCTGCTCGAGAAGACGTGTCGACTGCGTGCGTTGGGTGCGGCAAAGCCGAGCGTTCAAGCCAGGGCCGAAATCGAGGCGGCATTGCAAAGCAAATGGTGGAGCCTGCGTGTCGTGGCGATCCAGGCAATGGGGCGCTGGGGCGGTGAAGAGAACCTCGCACGGCTACACGCGTTCATGGCGTCTCGTCCGGAGGGAGGTCGCCGATACTTCGGTTGGGAGCGCGTCGCCGCGGACGCTGCAAGAAGCGCATTGATGCGCAGGGAGTGATCAACGAGATGATGAAACTGACTTTTCTGGGTACCTCCTCCGGTACCCCCACGCGCCACCGCAACGTCTCCGGCCTCGCCGTGCAGACGGTGCTCGGCCCGGACTGGTTCCTGCTCGACTGCGGCGAGGGCACGCAGCATCGCGTGCTGCAAACGCCGCTGTCCCTGAACGACCTGGCCGCCGTCTGCATCACGCATGTGCACGGCGACCACTGCTACGGCCTGCCGGGCCTGCTCGCGAGTGCGGGCATGAACAAGCGCACGAAGCCGCTGAAGCTGATTGCGCCGCTGCCGGTGTGGGAGTGGTTCGAGGCGACGCGCGCGTTGACCGATCTGCATCTGCCCTACGAAGTCGAGCATGTGGATATCGGCGGACCGCTGTTGGTGTATGAGGTGCCGGGCCTGCGCATCGAAAGCCATGCGCTGATGCATCGTGTGCCCAGCCACGCTTACCGCATGCAAGTCGAGACGCGGCGCGTGCGGCTGAAAGCGGACGCATTGCGCGCCATCGGCCTGCCACCCGGCCCCGCATGGCGTGCGCTGCAGCAGGGCGAGGACATGCCTTTCAACGGCGGCATGCTGCGCAGCGCCGACTACACCGAGACCCAGGTCGAAACGGTTGCCGCCGTTGTGGGCGGTGACAACGCCAAACCCGCGTTGCTGCACGACGCCTGCAGGGGCGCGCAACTGCTGGTGCACGAGGCCACCTTCACGCAGGAGGCACTCGACAAGGTCGGCCCCGGGCCGATGCACAGCTCCGCGCGCCTGCTGGCCGAGTTCGCGCAGGCGGCCGAAGTGCCCAACCTGATCCTCACGCACTTCAGCGCGCGCCACCAGAACGAAGAGGGCATGGCTGCTTTGATGGCAGAGGCGCAGGCGCACTACCGCGGCCATGCGTTCCTGGCCAGCGACCTGGATGTCTACGAGCTCGACAGTGCCGGCAACGTGACCGTCACCCGGGCTTGACGAGAAAAGAAGACAAGAAGAAAGACATGAGTACCGAAGAATTCCTGCGCTCTGCCCACCCGATCGAGCCCGCCGTGCGCACGCAGATCATGGAGGCCCTGAGCGACATCGAAGCAACGCATGACGTGACCGTGCTGTTCGCCTGCGAATCCGGCAGCCGCGGCTGGGGCTTCGCCTCGCCCGACAGCGACTACGACGTGCGCTTCATCTACGTCAACCGCCTGCCGTGGTACCTCACGGTGGCACCGCGTCGCGACGTGATCGAGGTGCCGATCAGCGGCGACCTCGACATCAACGGCTGGGACCTGCGCAAGGCGCTGGGCCTGATGCGCGAGTCGAACCCGACGCTGCTCGAGTGGCTGCGCTCGCCCATCGTCTACCGCGACGACGCGGTGGCGATGCCGCGCTTTCGCGCGCTGTCGGAGGCCGTGTTCTCCAACGCGCGCGGCTGGCATCACTACAGCTCGATGGCGAAGAAGAATTTCCGCGAGCATCTGCAGGCCGACGAGGTGCGCTACAAGAAATACCTCTACGTGCTGCGACCTCTGCTGGCCGCGCGCTGGATCCGCTCGCGCGCCGGCGTGCCGCCCATGCGCTTCGCCGACCTGGCGCAGCACACGCTCGACCCGGTGCGCGACGCGGCGCTGATCGCCGAGATCAACGCGCTGCTCGAGGTGAAGATGCGCGCCGGCGAAGCCGCGACCAGCCCGCGCTGGCCGGGTATCCACGCGTTCATCGAAGCCGAGCTGGCGGCCAATGCAGCCGAGCCGGTGACGCCGCTGCCGTCGGCCGATGGTTCGGGGCTCGATGCGTTCCTGTACGACACGGTGCTGCGTCTCGAGGCGGTGAACAAGAAGAAGGAGGCCGTCCATGATTGAACTCGACGGCTCCCAAGGCGAGGGCGGCGGCCAGATCCTGCGCACCAGCCTCGCGCTGTCGGTGGCCACCGGCCAGCCGCTGGCCATCGAGAAGATCCGCGCGGGCCGTGCCAAGCCGGGCCTGATGCGCCAGCATCTGGCGTGCGTGAACGCTGCCGCCGCGATCAGCGGTGCGCAAGTCGAAGGCGCCGAGCTCGGATCGCAGTCGCTGCGCTTCACGCCCTGCTCGGTGCGCGCGGGCGAGTACCGCTTCGCGATCTCGGGTGCGGGCAGCTGCATGCTGGTGCTGCAGACCGTGCTTCCGCCGCTGCTGCTGGCTGGCGCACAGAGCCGCGTGCACCTGAGCGGCGGCACGCACAACCCGATGGCGCCGCCGTTCCATTTCCTGGAGCGCGCTTTCGCGCCGCTGGTGCGCCGCCTGGGGGCGGACCTGCAACTGACGCTTCGCCGCTGCGGCTTCTACCCGGCCGGCGGCGGCGAGGTGGAGGCGGTTATCGTGCCGGCGGCCGGCCCGCTGCAGCCCTTCGACCTGACCGCGCGCGGCGCGCACCGGGCCGGTCACGCGGAGTGCCTGGCACCGGGCCTGCCGCGCCATGTGCCGACGCGCGAACTCGACACGCTGGGCGGCGCGATGGGCTGGTCCGGCGAGCAGCTGCGCCTGGGCGCGGTGCGCCAGAACGAAGGGCCGGGCAATGCGCTGATGGCCACGCTGGCCTACGAACACGTCACCGAGGTGTTCACCGCCTTCGGCGAAAAGTCGATGAGCGCGGAGCAGGTGGCGCATGGCCTGGCCAGGGAGCTGCGCGCGTTCCAGAAGAGCGAGGCGGCGGTCGGACCGCACCTCGCTGATCAGCTGGCGCTGCTGCAGGCGCTTGCCGCGTGGCAGGGCAGGAAGGCCTGCGCCTTCACCTGCAGCGAGGTGACGGAGCACACGCGCACCAACTGCGCGGTGATCGAGCGCTTCCTGCCCGTGCGCTTCGCCATCGCCGAGGGCGGCGATGCCTGCAGGGTGCAGGTCGCTCCGGCCTGAGCGGAAAACTCCTTTCCGCTGTCGTGGTTGAACGCGGCGCGGGCCGGCGGGAAACTCGGGACAAAGACAGGAAAGCCATGACCACCTCCTCATTCGTCTACAACAGCGTGCCCCAGCGGGTGGTGTTCGGCGCGGGGTCGCTGCAGCATCTGGCGCGCGAGATCGATGCGCTGGGCGCAAGGCGCGCGCTGGTGCTCTCCACGCCCGAGCAGCGCCCGCAGGCCGAGCGCGTGGCGGCCATGCTGGGCGGCCACGCGGCCGGTGTGTTCGACCGGGCGGTGATGCACGTGCCCATCGAGACCGCTCGCGAGGCCAGGGAGGTGGTGCAGCGCCTGGGCGCCGATTGCGCGGTGGCCATCGGCGGGGGCTCCACCACCGGTCTGGGCAAGGCGATCGCGCTCGACTCCGGGCTGCCGATCCTCGCCATACCGACCACCTATGCGGGTTCCGAGATGACGCCGATCTACGGCCTCACCGAAGCCGGCATGAAGAAGACGGGCAAGGACATCCGGGTGCTGCCGCGCACGGTGATCTACGACCCGGAGCTTTCCTTGAGCCTGCCCGTGGGCATCAGCGTGACAAGCGGCATCAACGCCATCGCGCATGCGGCCGAGGGGCTCTACGCGGTCGATTCGAATCCGGTGATGGACCTGATGGCGCAGGAGGGCATTGCCGCGCTGGGCCGGGCGCTGCCCGCCATCCGCGCCACACCGCAAGACCCGGGCGCTCGCGGCGATGCGCTCTATGGCGCCTGGCTCTGCGGCGCGGTGCTGGGCAATGTCGGCATGGCACTGCACCACAAGCTGTGCCACACGCTGGGCGGCAGCTTCAACCTGCCGCACGCGGAGACGCACACCATCGTGCTGCCGCATGCGCTGGCCTACAACGCGGAAGCGGCGCCGCAGGCCATGGCGCGCATATTGAAGGCGCTCGGGGGAAGCAGCAGCGCCGCGCAGGCCGTGTACGACCTGGCACGCGACAACGGCGCGCCTGTCGCGTTGCGCGACATCGGCATGAAGGAGTCCGATCTCGACCTGGCCTGCGAGCGTGCGCTCAAGAACCAGTATCCCAATCCGCGCCCGCTGGAGCGCGATGCGATCCGCGCCCTGCTGCAGAACGCCTGGGAAGGCGTGCGGCCCTGAACCGGCGGGGCAGGGCCGCGTGCGGCTTTACAGGCCGGCCTGGCGGGTGAAGGACACGCTGGGCTTCTTGTAGGCCTGCGGTACTTCGTCGCGGTAGAAGGCGCGGCGGTCCAGGCTTTGCAGCGGGTTGTGCGCGGCGGCCACGGCCTGGTCGCGGACCGTGCCGCGGTCAAGCGTGGAATTGAAAGCCACGGCGCCTTCGGCGGCGGTGTCCGAATAGGCGTTGCCTTCGCGCGTGGCGGCCACGGCTTCGGCCTTCACGTCGGCGCGGCTGGCGGACGAGGTGATGGCATGCACGCCCTCATAGGTTTCTGCATGTGCCGCACCGGCGGCGCCCAGCAGGGCGAAGGCGGCGGCAAAAGCGGAAGCGGCGATGCGTTGCTTGGTGTTCATGGTGAGAATCCCTTTGGTTCAGTGTGTGGGCGGCGGACATTCGTCGTTGCCACAAGCTGAAGTGTGAAACCGCCGTGCGGTTTGCGATGTGCGTTTGCGCACCGCATTCGGCAACTACTACGCGCATACGGCACCAGTGGATGCGTAGAGCACCGCAAGAGGTTCGGAGCGCCCGCGCACCGCGAGCGTTTCAGGCGTGCCCAGGGTGTGCGCCACGCCCGCCTGCTCGGCCGCGAACAGCGAGACGACGAGGCGCGACGCCGCCGTCTTCGAATGGTCCTGCAGCCGGCTCGCGGTGTTCACCACTTCGCCGATGGCGGTGAAGGTGGTGGTTTCCAGGTAGCCCACCTCGCCCACCGCGGCGCGGCCCGCATGCAGGCCCATGCCGAACTCCAGCCGCTGGCCGAACTGCGCCTCGAAGCCCTGGCTCCATGCGTCCATGCGCTCGCCGATCAGCTCGGTCGCGCGCAGCGCCTGCCTGCAGGCGGTCGGCAGGTCGCAGTCGAGCCCGAAGATGGCCATCACGCTGTCGCCGATGAACTGGTTGGGCACGCCGCCGCTCTCGCGCACGGCCGCGCCCACGGTGGCGAAGTAGCGATCGAGCACATAGGCCAGGTCGAAGGGCCACTGCCGCTCCGACAGGCCTGACCAGCGCCGCAGGTCGACGAACAGGATCGCCACGTCTCGCTCGCGCCCGAAGCTGCCGACCGGCGCGGGCCGGCCTTCGTTGGGCAGCGGCGCGAACAGCGGCGTCACCTCGATGTCGCCGCGCGGGCGCAGCTGACAGGCCAGCCGCACGTCGGCGGGCGCGCGCACGCGCTCCAGCGTGCGTTGCTCGTCGCGGCCCGCTTCTCCGACGTGCTCCGCCGGGCCGGCCACGCGCACCCGGCAGGTCGAGCAGCGCGCCCGGCCGCCGCAGATCGACAGGTGGTCGATGCCGTGCGAACGGCTCGCCTCCAGCACGCTCCAGCCGCGCGGCACCTGCACCGTGCGGTCGGGATAGCGCAGCGTGATCGACGGCTGTCGCGACCAGCGCGCGAAAGCGTTGCGCCCCCAGCGCGCCAGAAGCAGCAGGGCCAGCGCCAGTCCGTAGAACCACTTGATGCTGTCTTCGGCCGTACCGAGCGCCTTGCCCTGCTCGGGCGTCGGCAGCACGACGGGCGGCACGCCGGTCCACTGGAACTCCCGGCCCATCGACACGAAGCCCATCGCCGCCGTCAGCGGCAGCGTCACGGCCACGGCCAGCAGCAGGTAGGAAAAGCGCCGGTACGCCGGCTGCGCCCGCAGCGCGAAGTGCAGGCCGAGGCAGCCGTGGGTCCAGGCCGCCAGCATCATCACCAATTGCGCGGCCGCGCCCTGCCAGTCCCACAGGCCCCAGACCACCCGCACGTACGAGCCCTCGATGCCGTAGGCCATGTAGGCGCCGCGCATGGCCGTGAGGTGGGTGGCCAGCAGCAGCGGCAGCGCAAAGCCCAGCAGCACCCGCAGGCCCTCCAGCGGCGGCATGCGCAGGGTGCGCCGCTCCCACAGCGCGACCACGGCCAGCACGAGGTGGGTGCCCGCGGCGCCATACAGCAGCGCGGTGCCGGGCAGGCTGTGCCAGAACTTCTGCACGCCGCGCAGCACGGTTTCGGCGGCGGCAAACGAATAGATGCCGAGCGAATGGTTCAGCAGGTGAACCGTGATGTAGGCCATCAGCACCAGCCCGCTCGCCCAGCGGAGATTGCGCCGTGTCGGCGTTCTCGGGGAAAAGTGCGGTTGGGGGGAACGTCTGTCCATGAACGGGTTCGAAGCGGCTCCCGAGCATAATCCGCGCGCTCATCCCCCTTGACCACAGACCCCGGCATGGACAAACCAGACCCTGTCCCGCGTTCCAGCCTCGCACTGCGCCAGATCGCGCTGCTCGAAGGCCTCTCCGACCAGCGGCTGGACCTGCTGGCCCGGCAATGCCTGTGGCACAGCGTGGAAGCCGGCAAGCCCCTGCTGCTGCGCGCCGAGCAGCAGGGCGAGGTGTTCCTGCTGGTCTCGGGCCGGGTGCGGGTGACGACCTATTCGGCCAACGGCCGGCAGGTGACCTTCCGCGACTCGGAGGCCGGGGAGCATTTCGGCGACATCGCCGCCATCGACGGCGGCCCGCGCTCGGCCGACGTCGTCACCCTTGCGCCCAGCGTGGTCGCCAGCCTGGACCGTGCCGCCTTCATGGCCCTTTTGCGCGACGAGCCGCTGGTGGCTGAGCGGGTGATGCTGCGGCTGGCTTCGCTGGTGCGGCAGCTGTCGGAACGGGTGATCGACCTGAGCACCCTGGGCGTGCAGAACCGGCTGCACGCCGAGCTGCTGCGCCTGGCCCGTGCCGCCGGCCCGCATGGCGGGGACGCCAACCAGGCCCGGCTGGACCCCGCGCCCAAGCATGCGGCGCTGGCCAGCCAGATCAGCACCAACCGCGAGCAGGTCACCCGCGAACTCAACGTGCTGGTGCGCAGCGGCGTGCTGCGCAAGGACGACAAGGCCCTGCTGGTGGCCGACATCGCCCGCCTCGAGGCGATGGTCTCGCAGGTGCGGGGCGACGCCGGCTGAACCGGCCGGCCGTCAGTTGAAGCGGCCGTTGCGGCCGCCGATGCTGAAGCGGCCGGCGCCCAGCAGCACCACCGTCAGTGCGCCGAACAGGTACAGGCCCTGCAGTTCCAGCGCCCAGCCGCCCTGCTTGGTCAGCGCGAACAGGTCGGCCATGTGCACGAGGCCGAAAGCCACCAGCATGTTGATCACCACCACGCCGGCGGCGGCGCGGGTGAAGAGGCCCGCGATCATCAGCAGCGGCGCGACGATTTCGCCGACGTACACCAGGTAGGCGATGCCGCCCGGCAGCCCGGCCTTGGCCAGCATGCCCGCGATGAAGCCGACGCCCGCCGACAGCTTGAAGATGCCGTGCAGCAGCACCAGGAAGCCGACCGTCACGCGGATCAGCAGCTTGCCGGAGTCGTCCAGCGTGGTGGGGGAGACGGCGGAAAGCGGCGATGCGATCGGCGCACGTGGGGTGTTGGCGGCTGCGGCCTGG includes the following:
- a CDS encoding ribonuclease Z, which encodes MKLTFLGTSSGTPTRHRNVSGLAVQTVLGPDWFLLDCGEGTQHRVLQTPLSLNDLAAVCITHVHGDHCYGLPGLLASAGMNKRTKPLKLIAPLPVWEWFEATRALTDLHLPYEVEHVDIGGPLLVYEVPGLRIESHALMHRVPSHAYRMQVETRRVRLKADALRAIGLPPGPAWRALQQGEDMPFNGGMLRSADYTETQVETVAAVVGGDNAKPALLHDACRGAQLLVHEATFTQEALDKVGPGPMHSSARLLAEFAQAAEVPNLILTHFSARHQNEEGMAALMAEAQAHYRGHAFLASDLDVYELDSAGNVTVTRA
- a CDS encoding adenylate/guanylate cyclase domain-containing protein; translated protein: MDRRSPQPHFSPRTPTRRNLRWASGLVLMAYITVHLLNHSLGIYSFAAAETVLRGVQKFWHSLPGTALLYGAAGTHLVLAVVALWERRTLRMPPLEGLRVLLGFALPLLLATHLTAMRGAYMAYGIEGSYVRVVWGLWDWQGAAAQLVMMLAAWTHGCLGLHFALRAQPAYRRFSYLLLAVAVTLPLTAAMGFVSMGREFQWTGVPPVVLPTPEQGKALGTAEDSIKWFYGLALALLLLARWGRNAFARWSRQPSITLRYPDRTVQVPRGWSVLEASRSHGIDHLSICGGRARCSTCRVRVAGPAEHVGEAGRDEQRTLERVRAPADVRLACQLRPRGDIEVTPLFAPLPNEGRPAPVGSFGRERDVAILFVDLRRWSGLSERQWPFDLAYVLDRYFATVGAAVRESGGVPNQFIGDSVMAIFGLDCDLPTACRQALRATELIGERMDAWSQGFEAQFGQRLEFGMGLHAGRAAVGEVGYLETTTFTAIGEVVNTASRLQDHSKTAASRLVVSLFAAEQAGVAHTLGTPETLAVRGRSEPLAVLYASTGAVCA
- a CDS encoding nucleotidyltransferase domain-containing protein, whose protein sequence is MSTEEFLRSAHPIEPAVRTQIMEALSDIEATHDVTVLFACESGSRGWGFASPDSDYDVRFIYVNRLPWYLTVAPRRDVIEVPISGDLDINGWDLRKALGLMRESNPTLLEWLRSPIVYRDDAVAMPRFRALSEAVFSNARGWHHYSSMAKKNFREHLQADEVRYKKYLYVLRPLLAARWIRSRAGVPPMRFADLAQHTLDPVRDAALIAEINALLEVKMRAGEAATSPRWPGIHAFIEAELAANAAEPVTPLPSADGSGLDAFLYDTVLRLEAVNKKKEAVHD
- a CDS encoding Crp/Fnr family transcriptional regulator, whose protein sequence is MDKPDPVPRSSLALRQIALLEGLSDQRLDLLARQCLWHSVEAGKPLLLRAEQQGEVFLLVSGRVRVTTYSANGRQVTFRDSEAGEHFGDIAAIDGGPRSADVVTLAPSVVASLDRAAFMALLRDEPLVAERVMLRLASLVRQLSERVIDLSTLGVQNRLHAELLRLARAAGPHGGDANQARLDPAPKHAALASQISTNREQVTRELNVLVRSGVLRKDDKALLVADIARLEAMVSQVRGDAG
- a CDS encoding DoxX family protein encodes the protein MNTQAAAANTPRAPIASPLSAVSPTTLDDSGKLLIRVTVGFLVLLHGIFKLSAGVGFIAGMLAKAGLPGGIAYLVYVGEIVAPLLMIAGLFTRAAAGVVVINMLVAFGLVHMADLFALTKQGGWALELQGLYLFGALTVVLLGAGRFSIGGRNGRFN
- a CDS encoding alpha/beta hydrolase — its product is MNTKQRIAASAFAAAFALLGAAGAAHAETYEGVHAITSSASRADVKAEAVAATREGNAYSDTAAEGAVAFNSTLDRGTVRDQAVAAAHNPLQSLDRRAFYRDEVPQAYKKPSVSFTRQAGL
- a CDS encoding maleylacetate reductase, with the translated sequence MTTSSFVYNSVPQRVVFGAGSLQHLAREIDALGARRALVLSTPEQRPQAERVAAMLGGHAAGVFDRAVMHVPIETAREAREVVQRLGADCAVAIGGGSTTGLGKAIALDSGLPILAIPTTYAGSEMTPIYGLTEAGMKKTGKDIRVLPRTVIYDPELSLSLPVGISVTSGINAIAHAAEGLYAVDSNPVMDLMAQEGIAALGRALPAIRATPQDPGARGDALYGAWLCGAVLGNVGMALHHKLCHTLGGSFNLPHAETHTIVLPHALAYNAEAAPQAMARILKALGGSSSAAQAVYDLARDNGAPVALRDIGMKESDLDLACERALKNQYPNPRPLERDAIRALLQNAWEGVRP
- the rtcA gene encoding RNA 3'-terminal phosphate cyclase, with the protein product MIELDGSQGEGGGQILRTSLALSVATGQPLAIEKIRAGRAKPGLMRQHLACVNAAAAISGAQVEGAELGSQSLRFTPCSVRAGEYRFAISGAGSCMLVLQTVLPPLLLAGAQSRVHLSGGTHNPMAPPFHFLERAFAPLVRRLGADLQLTLRRCGFYPAGGGEVEAVIVPAAGPLQPFDLTARGAHRAGHAECLAPGLPRHVPTRELDTLGGAMGWSGEQLRLGAVRQNEGPGNALMATLAYEHVTEVFTAFGEKSMSAEQVAHGLARELRAFQKSEAAVGPHLADQLALLQALAAWQGRKACAFTCSEVTEHTRTNCAVIERFLPVRFAIAEGGDACRVQVAPA
- a CDS encoding zinc-ribbon domain containing protein translates to MKSNKQRRAEIKAHRRERAAALAARSRLPDVRLPKADFADALGCEPADRAVLQQHNNTYGVLPDFYVARSFICRDCGADEVWTAKQQKWWYETIQGHIDSRAVRCLACRRARRERLRAVAPGADLLLEKTCRLRALGAAKPSVQARAEIEAALQSKWWSLRVVAIQAMGRWGGEENLARLHAFMASRPEGGRRYFGWERVAADAARSALMRRE
- a CDS encoding RtcB family protein, whose product is MNYNLHEVENGVPVKMWTRGVPVEPEAQKQLENAARLPIVFKHIAAMPDVHYGIGATVGSVIPTFKAIIPTAVGVDIGCGMMACKTTLHANDLPDNLGPLRSAIEKAVPHGSNPKRMGRDKGSWETPPNETDVAWGALKDEFDAICEDYPRLKNTNNHKHLGTLGTGNHFIEVCLDEAGSVWFMLHSGSRGVGNAIGTHFIELAKKDAELHQRNLPDQDLAYFEEGAQYFGDYVRAVGWAQKFARANREVMMQRVVAAVRKVITKPFEAHVEAVNCHHNYVSRETHFGEDVLVTRKGAVSAKAGELGIIPGSMGAKSFIVRGKGNPESFMSCSHGAGRKMSRTKAKKLYTVADQVAATEGVECRKDADVIDEIPMAYKDIDAVMEAQQDLVEVVYTLKQVVCVKG